The DNA segment GCATGGGTCGAAACTCGCGGCACCGAGGGCGAGGCCGACTACCAAGTGCGACTCAAACCACTCGATGAGTTCCGTTACTTGGTCGAGCAACACCATCAATTCATCATGATTCCGGCCGAAGAGATCAGCGACCGTGGCGACGGCAAACCGGTCCACATCAACGCGACCAACTTGGCCGAAGCCCTGGAACCCGCCGGCGGTGACACCGTTCGCCAAGTGATCGAGAACAACCTCCGAGCGATTCTCGAACATGAAAAGGCCCATGGCCGGGAAGTTCTTCCTCACGTGAACCACCCGAACTTCCATTACGCCGTCACTGCCGAGGACCTCGCCTCGGTTGTGTCGGAACGGTTCTTCGAGGTCTACAACGGGCACCCGGGAGTCAACCATCTTGGCGATGACGAACACCCCAGCATCGAACGCATGTGGGACATCATCAACGCTCTGCGTCAGACTTCTCTGAACGTCCCGCCGATGATGGGCATCGCGACCGATGACAGCCACGAATACCACGGTAAACCCGGATCGCGTCCCGGCCGCGGATGGGTGATGGTCCGCAGCCAATACCTGACGCCCGAGCACCTGATCCGAGCGATGAAACGCGGCGATTTCTATGCGTCCAGCGGAGTCAGCTTGGACGATGTGAAATACGACGCCGAATCGAAAACCTTGTCGCTGCAAATTCAATCCGAACTCGACACGACTTACCAAACCAAGTTCATCGCGACGCTGGCAAAAGCGGATGGATTGATCGACGAACACCGGATCGGAGTGACCGTCGCCACATCCGCCAGCCTCCAGCCCGAATACACGCTGACCGGAAAGGAGCTGTACATCCGGGCGGTTGTGACCAGCAGCCAACCTGCCCGAGACCCGTCGTTCAAGGACCAAAAACAGCAAGCCTGGACCCAGCCCGTTGGCTGGGAATCGCCCTGATTCGCTGCTTTCCGCCGGTTTGAACCCGCGGGATCCGGGGACCGTGCGTGAACTCTATGTTGATCGGCCGATTTGGGCAGGTTATCGTAGAAAGCATGAGCAAGAAAAAAAACCTAAATATCTCCCGGGGTCCCGAAGGCTGGACCGTTCGAATCGTTCGCGAAGGCGAGCAGCACTCCAAGTACTTTCGGTTCTCCGATGGCGGGATCCGAAAGTCACTGGCCAAGGCCCAGAAATGGCGTGATGCCAAAATCAAAGAGCTCGGCGAGCGACAATGGCGCAAAGGGCCTCGCAAGAAACCCACCAACAACACATCTGGCATTACAGGTGTCAGCAGAAACTTCTACGGCCGCTGGGTCGCGACTTGGCAGGAAGACGGGGTCCAACGTTTCTTGACGTTCAAGACCAAAAAAGAAGCCGTCGCTCATCGAAAAGCGATGGTCGAGGACGCGGGTTAGGGAACGCCAGACTTTCGCCCCGATTTCCCTTGGCCGCATCAATCACTGACCGGTCAGCTTTCCCATGCTGATTCGCTCTTCGACACCAAAGCCAAGTGACCGGTAGAACGCAACGACTTCACTGTTGTCCGCGATCACTTGCAAGTTCACCTTGGGACAACCGCGACGGGTCAGTTCCGATTCAGCATGCTGGACCAATCGCGACCCGACGCCTCGTCGTCGATAGACGGGCGAAACGGCGACGGAATACAACCAACCTCGGTGCCCGTCGTACCCGGCCATCACGGTCCCGGCAACATTCCCTTCTTCGATCGCGACGAAGAACAAGTCATCGCTCGCTGCCATTTTGCGATCGATCGATGCACCTGGGTCATTGTGCCCGGTCGAACGTGGAAACACGGTAAGCCAAAGGTCCGCGACGGCATCACGATCTTCGGCGACAAACTTGCGAATCAACATGAATCCTTGCCACCGAGACAACAGCAAACGAATGGGGTCATCGGTGAGACCAATAGCTGGGAACCCGCGATCCGTGTGCAACAGCAACCACGACCACAGCGTCGCGCTCGATACGGTAAATCACTCGAAACGGAAATCGACGTAAAAGAAAAAAGCGGTGCCGAGCATCGCATTTCGGGTAACGTGTGGGCTCCGCATCGATCAACGAGAATGCTCGATCCAGCTCAATGTCGAAATCCTCGGCAACACCAGTACTTCTCTTCGCATACCACGCAAGCGACTCGGAATAATCGCGTTCAGCACCTTCGAGAACGATGACACTAGTCATCGAGGCCGGCCTGACGACGAGCGCGTTCTCGAACCTCTCCCCAGGAAGAACCAGACATTTCGCCTGAGTCATAGGCGTCGCTTCGACGATTCGCTTCAGTGATCCACTGCGTGCTTGGTGGCACCCAATCAGCGGGCGAGATGTCGTCCCAAAGCGCCTCGATCAACCTTGCTCTCTCCGCAGAGGGAAGAGCCTTCGCCGCCGTCAGAATCTCTTTCATTGTGGTCATATTGCAGCAACCCAACTGATTCGCAACCAGAGAAACCGTAACGCCACATTCAACCGACGTGACCAAACCATTCTATCAACCGCTGCAACTCGCCGCTGAACAATCAAGGCAACAGGAACACCTGTAGCTTGCGGCAACCGTGGGCTCCGAGGACCAACGATTGTTCGATGTCAGCGGTTTTGCTAGGGCCGGATACGAAAACTCCAAACCCAGGATCCGGTGTTCCGATTCGGGCGTACGCTTCGTGCATGTTGTTGAGCAAATCGGATCGCGAAATCACGATGGCCAAGTACTGGGCGATGAAGATCATGACTCGGTGAGGCAATGTCTTTCCATCGATCCAAATCGCTCCATTTTCCGCCACGCCGAACTCGCCGCGAACGATCGTCCAGTCCAACGTCGACAAAGAATGCGGGTCGTCAACAGTTGCCAAGTCCACCGTCGATGCAACCGCGTCCGGAACCGTCGAAGCGATCCGGCGAGCAGACTGAAAGACCTCGATGGTATCCAACTTCTCGCGAATTTCGCCGGGAGTGTTGACCAAGTGGGCTTCACCGCCCACCGACGCCAAAGTCTCTTGAAAATGCTGCAAACGATCTTCGAACTGGATCACGCGAGCGGGATCGATCGTGGGCAACTCGGGCGCGTCCACGACGCAACCTTTCAATCGATCCAAAACGGTTTGCCGACTGTTGGAATGCGCTTCGTTCACGACCGCTCCTCCTTTGAAACCGCTTGCGAAGCCGTTGGACGATTCTTGGCATACCACTCGTGGAATGACTGCTTCGGCGGCTCGGGAAGATCTCGATCCTTCGCCCACGTGTTGAATCGATTGTGAGTCAGTGCTTTCGGCAACACTTTCAAAGCGACTCGTCCGAAATAGCCAGCGGCTGCAAACAACGGCGGATTCTGGAACAAGAACGAAGCGGCCTTCATCGCCATCCGTTTGTTCCAAGCGACCAAACGTTTTCCCACCAACACCTTTCGCCACGCCAGCAATTGATGGTGCAACGGAATCTTGACCGGGCAAACGTCGGTGCACGAACCACACAAACTGCATGCAAACGGCAAACTTTTGTGAGCCTTCGCATTCTTCGCTGGCCCCAGCACACTGCCGATCGGCCCAGGCACGGTGGCTCGATAGCTGTGCCCACCGCTGCGTCGATACACCGGGCATGTGTTCATGCAAGCGCCGCAGCGAATGCAGTGCAACGATTCGCGAAAAGTCTTGCTGTCGCGAATTTTGGATCGGCCGTTGTCGACCAACACGATGTGCAGTTCGCTGTTCTCGTCACGAGGCCCATGGAAGTGCGATGTGTAGCTGGTGATCGGTTGCCCCGTCGCGCTGCGAGCGAGCAATCGAGTGAAGACCGAAAGGTCTTGAAACCGCGGCACCAGCTTTTCAATTCCCATGCAAGCGATGTGAATTCGCGGCAGAGAAACTCCCAGGTCCGCGTTGCCCTCGTTCGTGCAAACGACCAATCCGCCAGTGTCAGCGATTGCGAAATTGACACCGGTGATTCCGACTTCACCGCTCAAGAACTTGCCTCGCAAGTGACCACGGGCCGCTTCGGTCAGCACCTGCGGATCGGACTCGCCAGCCCGCGTTCCAAGGTGCTCGTGAAAGGTGTCGCCGACCTCTTCCTTCTTGATATGAATCGCAGGCAGAACAATGTGACTGGGGGTTTCACCACGCAATTGAACAATGCGTTCGCCCAAGTCCGTGTCGACGACGTCGATCCCGTTGTCGATCAAGTACTCATTCAGGCCGCACTCTTCGGTCAGCATCGATTTGCTCTTCACGATGCGAAGCGTGTCGTTGCGACGAAGCAGATCCAGCACAATGCGGTTGTGTTCCTCAGCATCGGCCGCCCAATGAACAACCGCACCCAACCGAGTCGCGTTGGCCTCGAATTGCTGCAAGTACTCCGGCAGTTTCGCGATCGTGTGGGTCTTGATCGTCGACGCTTGCTCGCGAAGGTATTCCCACTCGGGAATTGAATGCGCTTGTTTGTCACGCTTGCTGCGAACGAACCACAACGAGTCATCGTGCCAATGCGACCGCGGCTCATTGGTCACGAATTCGCGAGCGGCACTCGGGTGATCGACGATGGGAAGAGTGGAGGTCAAGGAAGTCACTTCGCTTTGGAATTCATTCAAACAAACAAGAACGCCGGATCGTCAGTCGGTCACTGATTCGCCATCGCTGACGAAGACCGATCCAAACCGCTGGAATCTGACTGGATCGCTTCGTTCAATACTTCGGCAACATGCTTGACCGACATCGGCATGTTGCGTCGCCGAATCAATCCGCTCATGTGCATCAAACAGCTCATGTCGCCAGCGACCATCACTTCGCTGCCAGAGGAAATGTGATCCGTCACTCGGTCCACTCCCATCGCCACACTGGTCTCTCGTTCAGCAACCGCAAACGTCCCGCCGAAGCCACAGCATTCATCGACACGGGTGATGGGTTTGATTTCAATTCCTTCAAGTGATTCCAACAACATCCGCAATTTGTCTTCTCGCGGAGTCATGTTCTCGCTGCATGCACCCAATCGCAACTCTCGCAGCCCGTGACAACTGGAATGAATGCTGACCGGGCGATCGAAACGCCCAGGGATGGAACGAACCCCCAACTGATCGACGATGAACTCGCACAATTCGAACGTGTTGTCCCGCAGATGCTGAAAATCGGTGTCTTCGGGGCCGAAGTAATCCGAATAGTGATTCCGGATCATCGACACGCAGCTGCCAGAGGGGCACACCACGGCGTCATATCCGGCGAACCGCTTCACCCACTGCTTCGCGACCGGCGCCGTGTCGGAATCGCACCCCGTGTTGGCCATCGGCTGGCCACAGCACGTTTGACCGGCCGGATATTCGACCTGAACCCCTAAACGTTCCAACACTGTCAACGTCGCAATTGCGACATCCGGGTAGAACTGGTCGATGTAACAGGGGATGAACAGAGCAACAGTCATGCGAGGCGGGGACGTTGGGCAATTGAAAGGAAAATCGCGCATGCAAGCAAACAAATCACGCTAACGCAGAGAGTATAGACTACAGGTCCACCGCCGTAGAGAACGCCCTCGGCAGAATTGAATCCGGTTGATTTGTCGCTTCCGTAGAGTCAGGATGAAGCGCCACCTCATTTGCTTTCCTCGGATGAAACATGATCTCCGCCGCCAAACCCACCACGTGCACGCTGGTTGTTTCCAAGGGACAATCTCGCAACCCGGCCAAACGAGGCCTGGAAACGGCGATTGCACAGGCCGCGGGCCAGCTCGACGGCGTCGAAGTCATCATGGTCCCTCACCTGTACGATTTGCCCAAGGGTGGTGAATCCCTGGAGTTGCTGCAGAAAATCGAAGGCGACCTGATCGTCTGCAGCTGGATTTTCTCACGAGCCGCCCACTGGGTTCTGGACCGCAACGGAATCGGCGGCGCCACCGGCGAAGTCGAACTGGGTGCGGATGACGAAGACGAGGAAGAACTATCACTGGCGGAACCAGATCCAGCCGCCGAAGAACAAGAACCAGTCGACCGGGTCACGGATTTGTATCCTCGGCCGGATCGCACGATCCACTGCCTGGACCTGAAGGTTTCCGAATCGGTGGACGACTTCGTTGGCGAAATCAAACGCATCCTCCAGCTCGAAGAAGCGGATGATCGATCGCTGCCGATTGTTGGCGGAAAGATCGTCGAAGTCGATGAAACGACCAATCGACGCTGGTACCCGGTCATCGATTTCAGCCGCTGCACCAATTGCATGGAGTGCATCGACTTCTGCTTGTTCGGCGTTTACGGAGTCGACGGGGTTGAAAACATCTTGGTCGAACAACCGGACAACTGCCGCAAAGGTTGTCCCGCATGCAGTCGCGTGTGTCCCGAGAACGCGATCATCTTCCCTCAACACAAGGCTCCCGCCATCGCAGGAGCCGTGACCGAGGGCGACGAAGGATTCAAAATCGATTTGTCGCAGTTGTTCGGTGCTCCTACCGACAAAGGCGACCCGATCGCGACCGCCGCGCGAGAACGCGATGAGCAGTTGTTGCTCACCGGTCGCGAAGCGGTGGGAATCGACGACAACCTGAAAAAACGCCAAGCTGCTCTGAACGAGAAACCCAAAGACAACTTGGATCGCTTGATCGATTCGCTGGACGAATTGGATTTATAGAGTATTCGCGACCAGAGGTTCTCGGGTTGAGCGACAGTACGACGGACTTCCAAGTCGGTCGACATCTATACCGACGGCCTTGGAAGGCCATCGTACTGGACTTGTTGGTTCGTCTCGGCGGGGACCGCCGAGCTACAGGTTGGGGAAATTGGAGCTACGCTTGGGGCTCGGTCATCTTCCATGGATCCAACGCTTCGGTCAAAACGTCGTCCTCCAAGATCCCTTTTTCTTTGCACAACTCGCGAATCGTTTGGCCGGACTTGAACGCTTCTTTTGCTAGCGCCGCGGCTTGTTCGTAGCCGATCAACGGGTTCAGGCTGGTGCACATCGAAAGGCTTTGCTCCACCGCGGCTTCGCAAGCTTCTTCGTTGGGTTCCATGCCGTCCAAGCAGAAATCGATGAACGCGGTCACGCCACCGGCCAACAACTCGATCGATTCCAAAACGGTATGGGCCATCACGGGCATCATGATGTTGAGCTGGAAGTTTCCTCCGCATCCGCCGCTGACCGTCATGCAGGTGTCGTTGCCGATCACGCGAGCGGCAACCTGCATCAAAGACTCACACATCACCGGATTGACTTTGCCGGGCATGATCGAGCTGCCCGGTTGGCGAGTTGGCAATTTCACTTCGTAGAAACCGCAACGCGGCCCGCTGCCCAGCCAGCGAATGTTGTTGGCGAGACCGAGCAATGTTTGGGCGACGCATTTTAGCCCTCCGTGCGAGTCCACCAATCCGTCACGGTTGGCGTTGCCCTCGAAGTGATTGACCGCTTCGATGAAAGCGATGCCGGTTTGCTCCGACAAACTGGCCGCGACGCGAGCACCAAACTCCGGATGCGTATTGATTCCACTGCCGACCGCGGTGCCGCCAACGGGCAGTTCAAGGACCGCGTCTCGGGCAGCCTCGGCGCGGGCGATCGACAACTCAATCTGACGAGCAAACCCACCAAACTCTTGCCCCAAACGCAACGGCGTCGCGTCCATCAAGTGAGTCCGCCCGATCTTGATGATTTTGTCCCACGCCTGGGCCTTTTCCGTCAGTGACTCGTGCATGCGGCGCAAAGCGGGCAGCAAACGATTCTCAATTTCATAGGCCGCCGCCACATGAATCGCGGTCGGGAAGGTGTCGTTGGTCGACTGCCCCATGTTGATGTGATCATTGGGGTGAATCGATTTCGCCTCGGCCATCCGATCGCCGCCATCGATTTCAATCGCGCGATTGGACAACACCTCGTTGATGTTCATGTTGCTGCTGGTGCCGCTTCCCGTTTGGAACACATCCACGGGGAACTGGTCGACCAGCTGTCCATCGGCGACTTCTTTGGCTGCGGACAACATCGATTCGACTTGGCCGTCGCTGAGCGGGTTTTTGCCCGAGCCCGTCAATTTTCCGAGATCACGATTGGCGATCCCACAAGCCAGTTTGACGCGTCCCATCGCGGCGATCATCGATGGAGGCAGCTGCCAACCACTGACGGGAAAGTTTTCGACCGCCCGTTGAGTCTGGGCACCGTAGTAAGCATTTTGCGGCACGCGGACTTCACCCATCGAGTCGCGTTCAGTTCGGAAATCGGTCATGGCGTGGTTGGATCAACAGAGAGTGAAACGGGTCATCAAAAGCAAAAAACCGTCGGGACAAACATCCTAGCGATCCACCCAAACGGCGCGAACGACGCCCGAAACCCAAACTCAGCGACGCTTTCTGCTACTATCTGGCGTTCGGTCGAACTGTAGGGAATGAATCGCACCACACGGCGACCGAAATTGGGTGGCAGATTGCCTTCCCACCAAACTCTGGACCTTCAAATCGACATTGGATACGAATCGGATGATGCCTTGGGATAATGGGTCAGCGATGAAACGCTTGGCCGCATGTTTGGGTTTGTTTTCGCTCGTGATTTTTTCGGGCGACGTTTTTGCCGCGGAGTCGGTCGGCGATGTCGGTGCGCAGACGGCTGAATCCATTTCGATGACTCCCATCTGGATGGTCCTGGCAGGCATCGTCAGCGTGCTGGCGATGATCATCGGGTTGAAGCTCAATGCCTTTCTGGCGCTGATCATCTCGGCATTGTTCGTCAGCCTTCTGATCGGGTTTCAGTCCGGTGACGATGCGGGCTCCCGGATGGAAGCTGTCGTTTCCGCCTTTGGTGGTTCAGCCGGCGGCGTTGGCATCGTCATCGCCATGGCGGCGATCATCGGCAAGTGCATGCTCGACAGCGGATCCGCGGACCGAATCGTCCGCACCGCCGTTGGTGTCACCGGCGAAAAGAAAGCCTCACTGGGATTGATGGTCAGCGGTTTCATCCTGGCGGTGCCGGTTTTCTTTGACACGGTTTTCTACCTCTTGGTGCCGCTGGCTCGCAGCCTTCACAAACGCACCCAAGCCAACTACTTGCGTTACCTGATGGCCATCGCCACCGGCGGCGCGATCACTCACACGTTGGTTCCGCCGACACCCGGCCCGCTTTTGGTGTCCGCGATCTTGGGTGTCGACATTGGAATGATGATGGCCGTCGGTGCCGCCGTCGCCATTCCATCCGCGATCCTCGGTCTGATCTTCTCGATCGTGGTCGACAAGAAGATGCCCGTCCCAATGCGTCCGCTGGGTGCCAACGAAGACAAACACGAACCCTTGGCCGAAGAGCAGCTTCCATCGCTTTGGGCCTCGATGTTGCCTGTCATCCTGCCGGTTGCTTTGATCGGTGCGGGCACGTTGGCCACCACGTTGGCAGACAAAGAAGATCGCGCGGCGGTCACCGCAGCGGACATCGAAAGCTTTGAACTCCTGAGCGAAAAATTCGCCGACGCCAGTGCCTTGTCACCAGCGGGCCGCATGGTCAATAGTTCGAAATTGACCGATGAACAACGCGAAACTTTGAAGGCACCGCCGACCACTCCCGAACAAGAAGCCCTGTTTGTCGCCGCGATGAACGACGCGTTGCTCGACCCCGACTTCTACGACGCCGATGCGTTTGACGATGTCGAAATCCCAGAGGTCAGCAGCGAACTGATGGCTGCCAACCAACTGCGAATGAAACCCGTTGATCGTCGCCGCATGAACCGGGCTCTTTTCGATTCGGCTTACCCTGAATTGCTCGCCGCACATCGCTGGGACAGCTCAATGCGAAAGACGGCCAATTCGCTCGGACTGTGGAGCAACCCGAACTTTGCGTTGTTGCTGGCAGCTTTGTCGGCGATCCTGACCTTCAAAATCGTTCGTCAACTGTCGTGGCGAGAGGTCGGCGTGGACGTGGAAGAATCACTGATGAGTGGTGGCGTCATTATCTTGATCACCGCCGCGGGTGGTGCTTTCGGAGCGATGCTCAGCGGGACCAACATCGCCAGCACGATCCAGCAATTCTTCGAAGGCCGTGAAGCCGCCGGGCTGGCGATTTTGCTGCTGGCTTGGTCGATTTCCGCGGTCTTGAAAGTGGCACAAGGCAGCAGCACCGTCGCCATGATCATCGGTGCCGGAATGATGGCCGCGATCCTGGGCGGGCAACAACCGCCGTTCCACTTGGTCTACGTTGCGACCGCCGTTGGCAGCGGATCATTGATGGGCAGCTGGATGAACGACAGCGGATTTTGGGTGTTCACCAAAATGGGCGGGCTGACCGAAAGCGAATCGCTGCGAAGCTGGACACCGCTCTTGGCGACCCTGTCGATCGGTGGCTTGGTCACCACGATTATCCTCAGCCAAATCGTCCCGATGGCAGGCTGAACGTAAGGTGGCCCAACAAGGCCGCCGGACACGACGAAAGACCGTACGATGGCCTTCCGAGGCCGTCGAAGACCAGTCCATTAGTCTTCCGTTTAGCCAAAACCGCACTCGACGGCCTTGGAAGGCCGTCGTACAAATCAGTCTTACTTCGCCGTGTTGGTGAAGCGGGCTTCGCGGACCACGGTGACTTTGATTTCACCAGGGTAGGTCAACTCTTTTTCAAACGTGGACGCGATGTCACGGCAGATCGCAGCGGCTCGCTCGTCGCTGACTTGCTGACTGCCGACCATCACTCGTAGCTCGCGACCGGCCGAGATCGCATAGGCCTGCTGCACGCCATCGAACCGTTGGGCGATGGATTCCAATTCTTCCATCCGTTTGACATATCGCTCCAAAGATTCGCGTCGGGCACCGGGACGGGACGCACTGCAGGCGTCGGCCGTCGCGACCAACATCGTGTAGGGGAACTCGGTCACAATTTCGTCGTGATGGCCTTTGGCGGCGTGCACCACTTCGTCGTTTTCTTTGCTGCGACGCAAAAGGTCCGCACCGATTTTGGGGTGGCCGCCTTCGAGTTCGTGATCAGCCGCTTTGCCAATGTCGTGAAGCAATCCACAACGACGGGCCAGGTCGCCATCCAGACCGATCATCTCCGCCATCATCCCGGACAAGAACGCCACTTCGACGCTGTGCCGCAACACGTTCTGGCTATACGAGGTCCGAAAATGCAATCGACCAAGCATTTCGATCACGCGATCATGCAAACCCGATATATTGACTTCGCCGGCGGCTTCGTGCCCCTTTTGCAGAATGAACGCCTGGATTTCTTTGCCGGCCTGCTCGACTGTTTCTTCAATCTTCGACGGATGGATCCGACCGTCCGCGATCAACTTTTCAAGTGACATGCGAGCGACTTCGCGGCGGACCGGATCGAAGCCGCTGACCACAACCACGCCGGGAGTGTCGTCGATGATCAAGTCCACACCGGTCGCTTTTTCGAACGCACGGATGTTGCGACCTTCGCGGCCGATGATGCGGCCTTTCATGTCGTCGGTCGGCACGCCAACCGTGCTGGTGGTCGTGTCAGCGGTGTGCACCGACGCGTAACGCTGCATGGCCGTCAACAACATCTCGCGAGCCTGCGCATCGACTCGTCGGCCCAATTCACGCTGATGTTTCAGCACCGTTGAACCGATTTCGTGCTCGAGATCTTGACGGAGTGATTGCATCAACTGGTCGGCCGCTTCCTCCTGAGTCATGCCGCTGACCTTCTCGAGCGACCGCTGGCTTTCCTGCACCAATCGATCCAGCTCGGCACGTTGCTCGGTCAGGTTTCGCATCTGCGCAGCGAGCCGAGTTTGGCTGCTTTCCAAACCACGCTGGGCTTTCCGCAGGGACTCTTGGCCGGACGCCAATTGATCTTCCCGGGCGTCCAGTTTGCGATCGCGAATTTGTTCTTTTTCGCGCATGGTCGCCACTTCACGATCCGCATCGGCTTTGACAGCCAGTGCTTTTTCGCGAGCGTCGACGATGAGTTGATTGCCTCTTGTTTCTGCTTCTCGACGAGCGGTCTCGAGAACCGCCTTGGCTTCTTCATCAAGCCGTTCTCGGCGTTTGACGGCCTGACGCTGGATGAAGGCCAAAACGGCGGCAATACCGAGGAAAAAGAAGAACAGGCAATAGAGGATGGTGGTGGCGAGTTGCGGATTCATTAGATTCTCGAAGCCGCTTGTTCATCCCAGGCGCGCACCATTGGTCGAGGAGGTGCGGAACGCCTTGCTTCACACATGATCGCGGCGAAACTGGGCTGGCAAAAAGAACGCCAACCGTCGCAAAGCGAGTGAAC comes from the Rhodopirellula bahusiensis genome and includes:
- a CDS encoding CehA/McbA family metallohydrolase domain-containing protein translates to MKLTKRLHRRLLPFSLVTLCFTIPCFTPLCHADEPAPQWWKGNIHTHSLWSDGDQFPEMIADWYQSEGYNFLALTDHNVLSEGSRWMAYSKILQRSDDGILDRYRARFGDAWVETRGTEGEADYQVRLKPLDEFRYLVEQHHQFIMIPAEEISDRGDGKPVHINATNLAEALEPAGGDTVRQVIENNLRAILEHEKAHGREVLPHVNHPNFHYAVTAEDLASVVSERFFEVYNGHPGVNHLGDDEHPSIERMWDIINALRQTSLNVPPMMGIATDDSHEYHGKPGSRPGRGWVMVRSQYLTPEHLIRAMKRGDFYASSGVSLDDVKYDAESKTLSLQIQSELDTTYQTKFIATLAKADGLIDEHRIGVTVATSASLQPEYTLTGKELYIRAVVTSSQPARDPSFKDQKQQAWTQPVGWESP
- a CDS encoding GNAT family acetyltransferase, with protein sequence MLIRKFVAEDRDAVADLWLTVFPRSTGHNDPGASIDRKMAASDDLFFVAIEEGNVAGTVMAGYDGHRGWLYSVAVSPVYRRRGVGSRLVQHAESELTRRGCPKVNLQVIADNSEVVAFYRSLGFGVEERISMGKLTGQ
- a CDS encoding type II toxin-antitoxin system RelE/ParE family toxin, with amino-acid sequence MTQAKCLVLPGERFENALVVRPASMTSVIVLEGAERDYSESLAWYAKRSTGVAEDFDIELDRAFSLIDAEPTRYPKCDARHRFFLLRRFPFRVIYRIERDAVVVVAVAHGSRVPSYWSHR
- a CDS encoding addiction module protein yields the protein MTTMKEILTAAKALPSAERARLIEALWDDISPADWVPPSTQWITEANRRSDAYDSGEMSGSSWGEVRERARRQAGLDD
- a CDS encoding LutC/YkgG family protein — translated: MNEAHSNSRQTVLDRLKGCVVDAPELPTIDPARVIQFEDRLQHFQETLASVGGEAHLVNTPGEIREKLDTIEVFQSARRIASTVPDAVASTVDLATVDDPHSLSTLDWTIVRGEFGVAENGAIWIDGKTLPHRVMIFIAQYLAIVISRSDLLNNMHEAYARIGTPDPGFGVFVSGPSKTADIEQSLVLGAHGCRKLQVFLLP
- a CDS encoding lactate utilization protein B, yielding MNEFQSEVTSLTSTLPIVDHPSAAREFVTNEPRSHWHDDSLWFVRSKRDKQAHSIPEWEYLREQASTIKTHTIAKLPEYLQQFEANATRLGAVVHWAADAEEHNRIVLDLLRRNDTLRIVKSKSMLTEECGLNEYLIDNGIDVVDTDLGERIVQLRGETPSHIVLPAIHIKKEEVGDTFHEHLGTRAGESDPQVLTEAARGHLRGKFLSGEVGITGVNFAIADTGGLVVCTNEGNADLGVSLPRIHIACMGIEKLVPRFQDLSVFTRLLARSATGQPITSYTSHFHGPRDENSELHIVLVDNGRSKIRDSKTFRESLHCIRCGACMNTCPVYRRSGGHSYRATVPGPIGSVLGPAKNAKAHKSLPFACSLCGSCTDVCPVKIPLHHQLLAWRKVLVGKRLVAWNKRMAMKAASFLFQNPPLFAAAGYFGRVALKVLPKALTHNRFNTWAKDRDLPEPPKQSFHEWYAKNRPTASQAVSKEERS
- a CDS encoding (Fe-S)-binding protein → MTVALFIPCYIDQFYPDVAIATLTVLERLGVQVEYPAGQTCCGQPMANTGCDSDTAPVAKQWVKRFAGYDAVVCPSGSCVSMIRNHYSDYFGPEDTDFQHLRDNTFELCEFIVDQLGVRSIPGRFDRPVSIHSSCHGLRELRLGACSENMTPREDKLRMLLESLEGIEIKPITRVDECCGFGGTFAVAERETSVAMGVDRVTDHISSGSEVMVAGDMSCLMHMSGLIRRRNMPMSVKHVAEVLNEAIQSDSSGLDRSSSAMANQ
- a CDS encoding 4Fe-4S dicluster domain-containing protein, which codes for MISAAKPTTCTLVVSKGQSRNPAKRGLETAIAQAAGQLDGVEVIMVPHLYDLPKGGESLELLQKIEGDLIVCSWIFSRAAHWVLDRNGIGGATGEVELGADDEDEEELSLAEPDPAAEEQEPVDRVTDLYPRPDRTIHCLDLKVSESVDDFVGEIKRILQLEEADDRSLPIVGGKIVEVDETTNRRWYPVIDFSRCTNCMECIDFCLFGVYGVDGVENILVEQPDNCRKGCPACSRVCPENAIIFPQHKAPAIAGAVTEGDEGFKIDLSQLFGAPTDKGDPIATAARERDEQLLLTGREAVGIDDNLKKRQAALNEKPKDNLDRLIDSLDELDL
- a CDS encoding class II fumarate hydratase; this translates as MTDFRTERDSMGEVRVPQNAYYGAQTQRAVENFPVSGWQLPPSMIAAMGRVKLACGIANRDLGKLTGSGKNPLSDGQVESMLSAAKEVADGQLVDQFPVDVFQTGSGTSSNMNINEVLSNRAIEIDGGDRMAEAKSIHPNDHINMGQSTNDTFPTAIHVAAAYEIENRLLPALRRMHESLTEKAQAWDKIIKIGRTHLMDATPLRLGQEFGGFARQIELSIARAEAARDAVLELPVGGTAVGSGINTHPEFGARVAASLSEQTGIAFIEAVNHFEGNANRDGLVDSHGGLKCVAQTLLGLANNIRWLGSGPRCGFYEVKLPTRQPGSSIMPGKVNPVMCESLMQVAARVIGNDTCMTVSGGCGGNFQLNIMMPVMAHTVLESIELLAGGVTAFIDFCLDGMEPNEEACEAAVEQSLSMCTSLNPLIGYEQAAALAKEAFKSGQTIRELCKEKGILEDDVLTEALDPWKMTEPQA
- a CDS encoding GntP family permease, encoding MMPWDNGSAMKRLAACLGLFSLVIFSGDVFAAESVGDVGAQTAESISMTPIWMVLAGIVSVLAMIIGLKLNAFLALIISALFVSLLIGFQSGDDAGSRMEAVVSAFGGSAGGVGIVIAMAAIIGKCMLDSGSADRIVRTAVGVTGEKKASLGLMVSGFILAVPVFFDTVFYLLVPLARSLHKRTQANYLRYLMAIATGGAITHTLVPPTPGPLLVSAILGVDIGMMMAVGAAVAIPSAILGLIFSIVVDKKMPVPMRPLGANEDKHEPLAEEQLPSLWASMLPVILPVALIGAGTLATTLADKEDRAAVTAADIESFELLSEKFADASALSPAGRMVNSSKLTDEQRETLKAPPTTPEQEALFVAAMNDALLDPDFYDADAFDDVEIPEVSSELMAANQLRMKPVDRRRMNRALFDSAYPELLAAHRWDSSMRKTANSLGLWSNPNFALLLAALSAILTFKIVRQLSWREVGVDVEESLMSGGVIILITAAGGAFGAMLSGTNIASTIQQFFEGREAAGLAILLLAWSISAVLKVAQGSSTVAMIIGAGMMAAILGGQQPPFHLVYVATAVGSGSLMGSWMNDSGFWVFTKMGGLTESESLRSWTPLLATLSIGGLVTTIILSQIVPMAG